A window of Tautonia plasticadhaerens contains these coding sequences:
- a CDS encoding helix-turn-helix domain-containing protein — translation MTLTQVTPRELTPEGRQALQQLASSRTAQARLVERARILLAIADARRPSQVAEGLGVSRPTVYTWSHRFDDRGLHGLEDQPRAGRPPTYTGIR, via the coding sequence ATGACCCTCACCCAAGTCACGCCCCGCGAACTGACCCCCGAGGGACGTCAGGCCCTCCAACAGCTTGCGTCCTCTCGGACCGCCCAGGCCCGCCTCGTCGAGCGGGCCCGGATCCTCCTGGCCATCGCCGACGCAAGGCGACCCAGCCAGGTCGCCGAGGGCCTGGGCGTCTCCCGGCCGACGGTCTACACCTGGAGCCATCGCTTCGATGACCGCGGGCTCCACGGGTTGGAGGACCAGCCCCGGGCCGGGCGCCCACCGACCTATACGGGGATCCGATAG